Part of the Paracoccus sp. MC1862 genome, ATGCAACCCGCGACCGCAAGGTCCGCAAGCGCAACTTCCGCGCGCTGTGGATTCAGCGCATCAACGCCGCCGTCCGCGCGGTGGATGCCGAGATGACCTATTCCCGCTTCATCGCCGCCCTGTCCAAGGCCGGGATCGAGGTGGACCGCAAGGTCCTGGCCGACCTGGCCGTGCACGAGCCCGAGGCGTTCAACGCCATCGTGGCCCAGGCAAAAGCCGCCGCCGACACCCCGGCCCCCGTCGCCGCCTGATCATTCGGACAGGATGATCTGCAGAAACCCGTGCCCCGGCGCGGGTTTCTTTGTTTCACGCCCGCGTGACGTCCCGCCCCGGCCCG contains:
- the rplT gene encoding 50S ribosomal protein L20 → MSRVKSGKVTHARHKKVLDAAKGYYGNRSRNFRTATQAVDKALQYATRDRKVRKRNFRALWIQRINAAVRAVDAEMTYSRFIAALSKAGIEVDRKVLADLAVHEPEAFNAIVAQAKAAADTPAPVAA